A single genomic interval of Spirosoma linguale DSM 74 harbors:
- a CDS encoding conserved hypothetical protein (KEGG: gbm:Gbem_1581 hypothetical protein): protein MIPSNQSVTDVNSTVRKQLIALLTGSNAHQSFDAAVKDLPAELRGLKPDKLPYTIWQLVDHIRIAQWDILEFSRDATHQSPPWPTGYWSKDQAPTDEAAWQQALDQIRQDRDAFVDLLNDPNRDLYAPFEHGDGQNLLREALLIADHTAYHVGEIIIIRRLLDAWK, encoded by the coding sequence ATGATACCATCTAACCAATCGGTTACTGATGTAAATTCGACTGTACGGAAGCAGTTGATTGCTTTACTGACGGGCAGCAATGCTCATCAATCTTTCGATGCTGCGGTCAAAGACCTACCGGCTGAATTACGTGGCCTAAAGCCCGACAAATTGCCGTACACCATCTGGCAACTGGTCGACCATATCCGAATTGCTCAGTGGGATATTCTCGAATTTTCCCGCGATGCCACCCATCAGTCGCCACCCTGGCCAACTGGCTATTGGTCCAAAGACCAGGCCCCGACCGACGAGGCTGCCTGGCAACAGGCCCTGGATCAAATCCGGCAGGATCGTGATGCGTTTGTGGACTTATTAAATGACCCAAATCGTGATCTATACGCGCCTTTCGAACACGGCGATGGCCAGAACCTGCTCCGTGAAGCCCTGCTCATTGCCGACCATACAGCCTATCATGTTGGTGAAATCATCATCATCCGGCGGTTACTGGATGCGTGGAAGTAA
- a CDS encoding pseudouridine synthase (PFAM: pseudouridine synthase~KEGG: bab:bbp318 ribosomal large subunit pseudouridine synthase D): MKLNFEDLIVFENEDYILINKPPHVASLDERTTDRGGQSILRLAKAYHADAQLGHRLDKETSGILAIAKNPEAYRHLAMQFEHREVTKRYHAVTNGVHNFEGISVYLPISPIKDGTAVRIDREKGKVAETIFNTLQAYRTTTLVECMPVTGRMHQIRVHLMCLKAPIVNDPTYGGKPVFLSDVKRKFNLKEGTEELPLIHRVALHAHSLTFALLDGEEQTFVAPYPKDFNVLVKQLEKFV; encoded by the coding sequence GTGAAGCTAAACTTCGAAGACCTCATCGTTTTTGAAAATGAGGATTATATACTAATTAACAAACCACCCCACGTTGCCTCGCTCGACGAGCGAACGACCGACCGGGGCGGGCAAAGCATTTTGCGGCTGGCGAAAGCTTACCACGCCGATGCGCAACTGGGCCACCGGCTGGATAAGGAAACGTCCGGTATTCTGGCGATTGCCAAAAACCCGGAGGCTTACCGGCACCTGGCCATGCAGTTCGAGCACCGCGAGGTAACGAAACGCTACCATGCCGTAACCAACGGGGTGCATAACTTCGAAGGCATATCGGTGTATTTGCCTATTTCGCCCATCAAGGACGGCACCGCCGTGCGGATCGACCGCGAGAAAGGTAAAGTTGCCGAAACGATTTTTAATACGCTGCAAGCCTACCGCACCACAACGCTGGTAGAATGTATGCCGGTTACGGGTCGGATGCACCAAATTCGTGTACACTTAATGTGTCTAAAAGCACCCATCGTCAACGACCCAACCTACGGCGGGAAACCGGTATTCCTGTCGGATGTGAAGCGTAAGTTCAACTTAAAAGAAGGTACGGAAGAGTTGCCCCTCATTCATCGGGTTGCCCTTCACGCTCACTCGCTCACGTTTGCTTTGCTGGATGGTGAAGAACAAACCTTCGTAGCTCCCTACCCCAAGGATTTCAACGTGCTCGTAAAGCAGTTAGAGAAATTCGTTTAA
- a CDS encoding ribosomal protein L28 (TIGRFAM: ribosomal protein L28~PFAM: ribosomal protein L28~KEGG: bpt:Bpet3313 50S ribosomal protein L28), producing MARVCQITGKRTRTGNNVSHANNKTKRKFFPNLQKKRFFVESTGEWVTLRVATSAIKTINKNGLEATLQKAYERGTLTV from the coding sequence ATGGCCAGAGTTTGTCAAATCACAGGAAAGCGCACACGCACGGGAAACAACGTTTCTCACGCTAATAATAAAACCAAGCGTAAATTTTTCCCGAACCTGCAGAAGAAGCGGTTCTTCGTCGAATCAACCGGCGAATGGGTAACACTACGAGTAGCTACGTCGGCTATCAAAACCATCAACAAAAATGGTTTGGAAGCGACGCTACAGAAAGCTTACGAGCGCGGTACGCTGACCGTATAG
- a CDS encoding NADP oxidoreductase coenzyme F420-dependent (PFAM: NADP oxidoreductase coenzyme F420-dependent; NAD-dependent glycerol-3-phosphate dehydrogenase domain protein; 6-phosphogluconate dehydrogenase NAD-binding~KEGG: rle:RL1254 hypothetical protein) yields the protein MDTKTIGIIGAGNIGQAFAGHVAKAGYPVIISNSRGPESLTELVATLGDGAKAGTVAEAAQAPIVLLALPWTHLAEGLANLPDWEGRIVIDATNFIVFPEFIPADLGEQTSSEVVAGYVPGARVVKAFNTLDAAILASDPQVAGGQRVIFMSGDDAAAKEDVKQLIKAMGFAPIDLGGLVTGGRLQQFGGPLPTHNLIRLSK from the coding sequence ATGGATACGAAAACGATTGGCATTATAGGGGCCGGAAACATTGGGCAGGCGTTTGCCGGGCACGTAGCGAAAGCTGGTTATCCGGTTATTATCAGTAACAGCCGGGGACCGGAGTCGCTGACCGAACTGGTAGCCACGCTGGGCGATGGCGCTAAAGCGGGTACCGTTGCCGAAGCCGCACAGGCTCCCATCGTTCTCCTGGCATTACCCTGGACACACCTGGCAGAAGGTCTTGCCAACCTGCCCGACTGGGAGGGCCGTATTGTGATTGACGCCACCAATTTTATCGTTTTTCCCGAATTTATCCCCGCCGACCTGGGTGAGCAAACCTCCAGCGAAGTCGTGGCTGGATACGTGCCGGGCGCTCGGGTCGTGAAGGCGTTCAACACCCTCGATGCCGCCATATTAGCGTCTGACCCGCAGGTAGCCGGGGGCCAACGGGTCATTTTTATGTCGGGCGATGATGCCGCTGCGAAAGAAGATGTTAAACAGCTTATTAAGGCTATGGGCTTTGCGCCTATCGACCTGGGTGGTCTGGTAACGGGCGGAAGACTTCAGCAGTTTGGCGGGCCACTGCCAACGCATAACCTGATCAGGTTGTCGAAATGA
- a CDS encoding heavy metal efflux pump, CzcA family (TIGRFAM: heavy metal efflux pump, CzcA family~PFAM: acriflavin resistance protein~KEGG: mca:MCA2324 CzcA family heavy metal efflux protein) — MIQKLIIFSLKNRWVIVGLAVAIMGLGLWCFKLLKIEAYPDIADTNVIVIAKYDGRAAEEVEQQVTIPIERVLNSVPHVTDRRSRTIFGLSVVQLNFDETVTDYFARQQVIERLSGAQLPDGVAPELAPLTTAVGEIYRYVIEAPASMTPMQLRDLQDWVIIPQLLQVPGLADVTTFGGPIKQYQVIPDPAKLRKFSLTLQDVIEAVQKNNQNTGGNVISRGGQGFAVRGLGALKSPDDVQNIVLKANEGVPVLVRDVASVEINPPSPSGILGYRIPDEKLDVVGATEGIVLLRRGENPSEVLELLKEKIADLEARELPKGVHLRILYDRGFLIDHSLETVAHTLIEGISIVAILLVLFLGSLRAALVVTVTIPFSLLFAFILMKLVGIPANLLSLGAIDFGIIVDGASVMAEHLIRRYRSSGPADRNQGIVNVTARSAGEVAREIFFSVTIIILAYMPILLMQRVEGKLFSPMALTLSFAVIGSLVCALTLIPVLISFAFRKALAPDGKPLKEHKNFLLSPLERGYQWLLKSTLFKAPAVVVGVGMTVVLVMIGFGLKLGTEFLPELDEGSIFMRAFMPSGITIQENAKIAPKIREIISSYKPVSFVITQSGRNDDGTDPFPTDRTEILVGLKDYSTWSDTISKKEIVRSMQTKLQEAFPGAFFSSGQPIIDQVMEIVTGSAADLAISVVGNDLTLMRAKADSIAALVKGMNGAVSVNIEQEGPQDQLAININRPAAARYGINVAEIENMIEAAIGGKAIGNIYDEAKRYDIVVRFTPESRGSIDAIRLLQVPSATGALIPMSELADIHYVQGQTNIYRINGKRMVTVRTNIRGRDQGGFVKEISEKVRQHVKIPEGYSVIYGGQYENLERAGGQLAISIPLTIVVVFLFLFMLYGNVRDTLLTLTCLLFALAGGIGALLLRGYNFNVSAGVGFVSIFGISVMAGVLLVSALNRNLMNSTKSLKDVTIETAQEQFRAIMAIMVVAIIGLVPAAISSGIGSDVQRPLATVIIGGLTTTLFFAPLIIPPLFYLVNRKRPRPTPLDAAGNHVPEPIEEGTEI; from the coding sequence TGCCGATACCAACGTCATCGTGATTGCCAAATACGATGGCCGGGCGGCAGAGGAAGTAGAACAACAGGTGACGATCCCTATCGAGCGGGTACTCAACAGTGTTCCGCACGTAACGGATCGCCGGTCGCGGACGATCTTCGGGTTGTCCGTTGTGCAGTTGAACTTTGATGAAACGGTTACCGATTACTTTGCGCGTCAGCAGGTGATCGAACGGCTTTCGGGGGCGCAACTGCCGGACGGCGTCGCGCCCGAACTGGCCCCGCTGACGACGGCTGTCGGTGAGATTTACCGGTACGTCATTGAAGCTCCGGCCAGCATGACACCCATGCAGCTACGCGATTTGCAGGATTGGGTCATTATTCCGCAACTGCTTCAGGTGCCCGGTCTGGCCGACGTGACGACCTTTGGTGGTCCCATCAAGCAGTATCAGGTCATACCTGACCCGGCCAAACTCCGTAAGTTCAGCCTGACCTTGCAGGATGTGATCGAAGCCGTTCAGAAAAACAACCAAAACACGGGTGGTAACGTCATTTCGCGCGGTGGGCAGGGTTTTGCCGTGCGGGGACTGGGTGCTTTGAAATCGCCCGACGATGTGCAGAACATTGTCCTGAAAGCCAACGAAGGTGTGCCCGTTCTGGTGCGTGATGTGGCCAGCGTCGAAATCAATCCCCCCTCGCCATCGGGTATTCTGGGCTACCGGATTCCGGACGAAAAGCTGGACGTTGTTGGGGCTACCGAAGGTATCGTTCTGCTGCGTCGGGGTGAGAACCCGAGCGAGGTGCTGGAATTACTCAAAGAGAAGATCGCCGACCTCGAAGCGCGCGAACTGCCCAAAGGGGTTCACCTGCGGATACTGTACGATCGGGGCTTCCTGATCGACCACTCGCTCGAAACGGTGGCACATACGCTCATCGAAGGTATTTCGATTGTGGCCATTCTGCTCGTGTTGTTTCTGGGTAGTCTACGGGCGGCTCTGGTCGTAACGGTCACTATTCCGTTTTCGCTGCTGTTCGCGTTTATCCTGATGAAGCTAGTGGGCATTCCCGCCAACTTGCTGTCGTTGGGCGCTATTGACTTCGGTATTATCGTGGATGGAGCAAGCGTTATGGCCGAACACCTCATCAGGCGATACCGATCTTCCGGTCCCGCCGACCGTAATCAAGGCATTGTGAACGTAACGGCCCGTTCGGCGGGCGAAGTGGCGCGGGAGATTTTCTTCTCCGTCACCATCATTATTCTGGCTTACATGCCCATTCTGCTGATGCAGCGGGTGGAAGGAAAACTGTTCAGTCCAATGGCGCTGACGTTGTCGTTTGCGGTTATCGGCTCGCTGGTTTGCGCCCTGACGCTCATTCCCGTCCTGATTTCATTTGCTTTCCGAAAGGCACTAGCGCCGGATGGCAAGCCGTTGAAAGAACATAAAAATTTTCTGCTGTCGCCGTTGGAGCGCGGGTATCAATGGTTGTTGAAATCTACCTTGTTCAAGGCGCCAGCGGTCGTTGTGGGTGTGGGTATGACCGTGGTGCTGGTTATGATCGGTTTTGGTCTTAAGCTGGGCACGGAGTTCCTGCCCGAACTGGACGAAGGGTCAATTTTCATGCGGGCCTTCATGCCGTCGGGGATTACGATTCAGGAAAATGCGAAGATTGCGCCCAAGATTCGGGAGATTATTAGCAGTTATAAGCCGGTTAGTTTTGTCATCACCCAGTCGGGACGAAACGACGATGGCACCGACCCGTTCCCCACCGACCGGACCGAAATTCTGGTGGGCCTGAAAGATTACAGCACCTGGTCGGATACGATTTCGAAGAAAGAGATTGTCCGATCCATGCAGACGAAGTTGCAGGAAGCCTTTCCGGGCGCGTTCTTTTCATCGGGTCAGCCCATTATCGACCAGGTTATGGAAATCGTGACCGGCAGCGCGGCCGACCTGGCCATTTCGGTCGTCGGGAATGACCTGACGCTGATGCGGGCCAAAGCCGACAGCATTGCGGCTCTGGTAAAAGGTATGAACGGGGCCGTCTCGGTAAACATCGAGCAGGAGGGACCACAGGACCAACTGGCGATCAATATCAACCGCCCGGCGGCAGCGCGCTATGGCATCAACGTGGCTGAAATCGAGAACATGATCGAAGCGGCCATTGGTGGTAAAGCCATCGGAAATATTTACGACGAAGCCAAACGCTACGATATTGTAGTGCGCTTCACGCCCGAAAGCCGGGGCAGTATCGACGCCATTCGGTTATTGCAGGTGCCTTCGGCCACGGGTGCGCTGATTCCCATGAGCGAACTCGCCGACATTCATTATGTGCAGGGCCAGACGAATATTTACCGGATCAACGGCAAGCGGATGGTGACGGTTAGAACTAACATTCGCGGCCGCGACCAGGGCGGGTTTGTGAAGGAGATCAGCGAGAAGGTACGTCAGCACGTAAAAATTCCCGAAGGGTACAGCGTCATCTACGGCGGTCAGTACGAAAACCTCGAACGGGCGGGCGGTCAACTGGCCATTTCGATTCCGCTGACCATTGTCGTTGTATTCCTGTTTCTGTTCATGCTCTACGGCAACGTCCGCGACACGCTGCTGACGCTCACCTGTCTGCTGTTTGCGCTGGCGGGCGGTATCGGTGCCTTGCTGTTGCGGGGGTACAATTTCAACGTATCGGCGGGTGTGGGCTTTGTATCGATTTTCGGTATTTCGGTGATGGCGGGCGTACTGCTCGTATCGGCCCTCAACCGGAATTTGATGAACAGCACGAAGTCATTGAAAGACGTTACTATCGAAACAGCGCAGGAGCAGTTTCGGGCCATCATGGCGATCATGGTGGTGGCGATCATCGGTCTGGTGCCAGCCGCCATCTCCAGCGGTATTGGCTCCGATGTGCAGCGCCCCCTCGCGACGGTGATCATCGGCGGTCTGACGACGACGCTGTTCTTCGCTCCATTGATCATCCCGCCCCTGTTCTACCTCGTAAACCGTAAGCGCCCCCGCCCAACACCGCTGGATGCTGCGGGAAACCATGTGCCGGAACCGATTGAGGAAGGGACGGAGATATAA
- a CDS encoding NAD(P)H quinone oxidoreductase, PIG3 family (TIGRFAM: NAD(P)H quinone oxidoreductase, PIG3 family~PFAM: Alcohol dehydrogenase zinc-binding domain protein; Alcohol dehydrogenase GroES domain protein~KEGG: pla:Plav_2092 quinone oxidoreductase putative PIG3): MKAIIITQPGNSSVLALEEQATPTPVSGQVLIRVRAAGVNRSDIHQRTGGYGADPSGQIPGLEVAGIVESCGPDANRWRVGDAVCALIGGGGYAEYIAVDERHCLPVPANLSFVEAASLPETILTVWSTVFQWGHLSKGENFLVHGGSSGIGVTAIQLAKAFGANTYATAGSDDKCAFCEQLGAIKCVNYNKEDFEKALTGAEINMILDMVGGDYTPKNLRLLAPDGRLMFINAMQGADSQIHIPTLMQKRITISGSMLKPRDANFKAALTAEVEKHVWPLLTTGQLKPVVYRSFPLAEAAKAQDLMVSSEHIGKIILEL, encoded by the coding sequence ATGAAAGCAATCATCATCACCCAGCCCGGCAATAGCTCAGTTCTGGCCTTAGAGGAGCAAGCCACCCCAACACCAGTATCAGGACAGGTGCTCATTCGCGTACGGGCTGCGGGTGTCAACCGAAGCGATATTCACCAGCGAACGGGCGGCTACGGTGCCGATCCGTCGGGCCAGATTCCGGGTCTGGAGGTAGCCGGTATTGTAGAAAGCTGTGGTCCCGACGCCAATCGCTGGCGGGTTGGCGACGCCGTTTGTGCCCTCATCGGCGGGGGCGGTTATGCCGAATACATAGCCGTCGACGAACGCCATTGCCTGCCTGTTCCTGCCAACCTCAGCTTTGTCGAAGCGGCTTCGTTGCCCGAAACGATCCTGACGGTCTGGTCGACGGTTTTCCAATGGGGGCATTTGTCGAAAGGTGAAAATTTTCTTGTGCATGGCGGTAGCAGCGGCATTGGGGTAACGGCTATTCAACTGGCCAAAGCCTTTGGGGCCAATACTTACGCTACGGCAGGCAGCGACGACAAATGCGCCTTTTGCGAGCAATTGGGGGCAATTAAGTGTGTCAATTATAATAAAGAGGATTTCGAGAAGGCGTTAACTGGCGCAGAAATCAACATGATTCTGGATATGGTTGGCGGTGACTATACCCCAAAAAACCTACGCCTGCTAGCCCCCGATGGGCGACTCATGTTTATCAACGCCATGCAGGGAGCCGACAGCCAGATCCATATCCCGACGCTGATGCAGAAGCGGATTACCATCAGCGGCAGCATGCTCAAGCCCCGCGATGCCAATTTCAAAGCGGCCCTCACCGCCGAGGTCGAAAAGCACGTCTGGCCCTTGCTAACGACCGGTCAATTAAAACCCGTCGTCTATCGCAGTTTCCCCCTGGCAGAAGCCGCCAAAGCGCAGGACCTGATGGTGAGCAGCGAGCACATCGGCAAGATTATACTGGAGCTATAA
- a CDS encoding ornithine aminotransferase (TIGRFAM: ornithine aminotransferase~PFAM: aminotransferase class-III~KEGG: similar to Ornithine aminotransferase, mitochondrial   precursor (Ornithine--oxo-acid aminotransferase) ; K00819 ornithine--oxo-acid transaminase): protein MILEPTTPISSADKAMQLEWKYGAHNYHPIPAVLSRGEGIFVWDVDDKRYFDFLSAYSAVSQGHCHPRIINAMIQQAQQLTLTSRAFYNDKTGLCEKYLCEYFGFDKALIMNSGAEGGETALKLTRKWAYKVKGIPQNEAKVVFAAGNFWGRTLAAISSSTDPSSTNDFGPLLPGYIIIPYDDLTALEDTFKSDPTIAGFMVEPIQGEAGVVVPHEGYLRGVRELCTKYNVLFIADEVQTGIGRTGKRVACDHEGIKPDLLVLGKALSGGTMPVSAVMTSDEVMLTIKPGEHGSTYGGNPLACVVTMEALQVVEDEGLTANAAAMGDIFRARMTALSQKTELVKSVRGKGLLNAIVISERSDLGSETAWEICLKLKDNGLLTKPTHGDKIRFAPPLVINEEQMHEACDIIEKTILEF from the coding sequence ATGATACTCGAACCAACAACGCCCATCTCATCCGCCGATAAGGCCATGCAACTGGAATGGAAGTACGGTGCGCATAATTATCACCCCATACCGGCGGTGTTGTCTCGGGGTGAAGGCATCTTCGTTTGGGATGTCGATGATAAACGGTATTTTGACTTTTTGTCGGCCTACAGCGCCGTGAGCCAGGGGCACTGCCATCCGCGCATTATCAACGCTATGATACAGCAGGCCCAACAATTAACGCTAACCTCGCGGGCTTTTTATAACGATAAAACCGGTTTATGCGAAAAGTACCTTTGCGAATACTTCGGTTTCGACAAAGCACTGATCATGAACTCGGGGGCTGAAGGGGGCGAAACAGCCCTGAAACTAACCCGTAAGTGGGCGTATAAAGTCAAAGGAATTCCGCAGAACGAAGCCAAAGTGGTTTTTGCCGCCGGAAATTTCTGGGGACGTACGCTGGCTGCTATTTCGTCGTCGACGGACCCCAGCAGCACCAATGATTTCGGCCCCTTGCTGCCGGGTTATATCATCATTCCCTATGACGATCTGACGGCATTGGAAGACACCTTCAAAAGCGACCCGACTATTGCCGGTTTTATGGTCGAGCCCATTCAGGGCGAAGCGGGCGTAGTGGTTCCGCACGAAGGCTATCTGCGCGGTGTGCGGGAGCTATGCACAAAATACAACGTCCTGTTTATTGCTGACGAAGTCCAGACGGGCATCGGCCGGACGGGCAAGCGCGTGGCCTGCGATCATGAAGGCATAAAGCCCGATCTGCTCGTACTGGGTAAAGCACTTTCGGGCGGTACTATGCCGGTATCGGCAGTGATGACCTCCGATGAAGTGATGCTGACCATCAAACCCGGCGAACACGGCTCAACCTATGGCGGCAATCCGCTGGCCTGCGTGGTCACGATGGAAGCCCTTCAGGTGGTTGAGGATGAAGGATTAACGGCGAATGCAGCCGCTATGGGCGACATCTTTCGCGCCCGCATGACCGCGCTGAGTCAGAAAACAGAGCTGGTAAAATCGGTGCGGGGTAAGGGCTTGCTCAACGCCATTGTCATTAGCGAACGCTCTGACCTGGGTTCGGAGACCGCCTGGGAAATTTGCCTGAAGTTGAAAGATAACGGTCTGCTCACCAAGCCAACCCACGGCGACAAAATCCGCTTTGCGCCCCCGCTCGTTATTAACGAAGAGCAGATGCACGAAGCCTGCGATATTATTGAGAAGACAATCCTGGAATTTTAA
- a CDS encoding hypothetical protein (KEGG: hypothetical protein), which produces MNLLTKPFVSLQLTGVTVRWLSKIRFLRQTPKSMTFRPIRKKIPGLTDDDYYYTPEGYVVFTAAYHLKRGYCCKSGCRHCPYGFKKKVE; this is translated from the coding sequence ATGAATTTGTTGACTAAGCCATTTGTAAGTTTGCAACTAACGGGCGTCACAGTCCGTTGGCTTTCAAAAATACGGTTTCTTCGACAGACGCCCAAAAGCATGACGTTTCGACCAATCAGGAAAAAAATACCCGGTTTAACCGACGACGATTATTACTACACGCCCGAGGGGTACGTCGTTTTTACGGCCGCTTATCACCTCAAAAGAGGCTATTGCTGCAAGAGCGGCTGCCGCCACTGCCCTTATGGATTCAAAAAAAAGGTGGAATGA
- a CDS encoding putative L-arabinose isomerase (KEGG: rle:RL0632 putative L-arabinose isomerase) yields the protein MQSTPLTQSAVYSDTKAPATSYALKVGLFGIGLDAYWQQFDGLEARLQGYLSQLATAMQRPDVDIVNLGLIDTPEKAMLAGHQFRQADVDIIFLYVTTYALSSTVLPVVRRAKVPVIVLNLAPEPAIDYTWFNALDDRTRMTGEWLAYCSACPIPEIASVFKRSNIPFYQVTGMLQNDPLAWTEIDEWIEAARVANIMAHNRLGLMGNYYGGMLDIYANLTLHSATFGGHIEMVEVDQLSALRQMVSDEDIQQRVALFTETFEVQPDCPPAELERAARTSVALDRLVAELDLGSLAYYYKGTGNRNAGPTLNEDTMSSVILGCSLLTARGIPVAGEYEVKNAQAMKIMDAFGVGGSFTEYYAMDFTDDVVLMGHDGPGHIAIAEGKTKVRPLQVYHGKVGNGLSVEMSVKQGPVTLLSVVETMDGKLQLLLAEGESVVGPILEIGNTNSRYRFPIGARQFVNDWNSHGPAHHCAVGVGHISGKLTKLGKLLDVEVIQVC from the coding sequence ATGCAGTCTACACCCCTCACGCAGTCAGCGGTCTATTCTGACACAAAGGCACCGGCCACTTCGTACGCGCTTAAAGTCGGTTTATTTGGTATTGGCCTCGATGCCTACTGGCAGCAATTCGATGGTCTGGAGGCCCGACTGCAGGGCTACCTGAGTCAGTTGGCAACGGCCATGCAGCGGCCGGACGTCGACATCGTTAACCTCGGCCTGATCGACACACCCGAAAAAGCCATGCTGGCCGGGCACCAGTTCCGACAGGCTGACGTAGATATTATTTTCCTCTACGTAACTACCTACGCGCTATCGTCTACCGTGTTGCCGGTGGTACGCCGGGCCAAAGTACCAGTCATTGTGCTTAATCTGGCACCCGAACCAGCTATCGACTACACCTGGTTCAATGCGCTGGACGACCGCACCCGCATGACCGGCGAATGGCTGGCCTACTGCTCGGCCTGTCCGATACCCGAAATTGCGTCGGTCTTTAAGCGGTCGAATATCCCCTTCTATCAGGTAACAGGCATGCTCCAGAACGACCCGCTGGCCTGGACCGAGATTGACGAGTGGATCGAAGCGGCCCGCGTGGCCAATATCATGGCGCACAACCGCCTGGGCCTAATGGGCAACTATTACGGAGGTATGCTGGATATTTACGCTAACCTCACGCTGCACAGCGCAACCTTCGGCGGGCATATCGAAATGGTTGAAGTCGACCAGTTGTCGGCCCTTCGGCAGATGGTATCCGATGAGGACATTCAACAACGAGTGGCTCTTTTCACCGAAACCTTCGAGGTACAACCCGACTGCCCACCGGCCGAACTGGAACGGGCTGCCCGCACGTCGGTCGCTCTGGACCGGTTGGTGGCCGAGCTTGACTTAGGCTCGCTGGCGTATTACTATAAAGGCACAGGCAATCGGAACGCCGGTCCGACCCTCAACGAAGATACTATGAGTTCGGTTATTCTGGGCTGTTCATTACTAACAGCCCGGGGCATTCCCGTTGCCGGTGAGTATGAGGTTAAAAACGCGCAGGCGATGAAGATCATGGACGCTTTTGGCGTAGGCGGTTCCTTCACAGAATATTACGCCATGGACTTCACGGATGATGTGGTATTGATGGGCCACGACGGACCGGGACATATCGCCATTGCCGAGGGCAAAACGAAGGTTCGCCCGCTTCAGGTTTATCACGGTAAAGTAGGAAACGGCCTGTCGGTAGAAATGTCGGTGAAACAGGGGCCGGTAACCCTGCTCTCGGTCGTCGAAACCATGGACGGCAAGCTACAGCTGTTGCTGGCAGAAGGCGAATCGGTAGTGGGGCCAATCCTCGAAATCGGCAATACCAACAGCCGCTATCGGTTCCCGATCGGTGCCCGTCAGTTTGTCAACGACTGGAATAGCCACGGGCCAGCCCACCACTGCGCTGTGGGCGTGGGGCACATTTCGGGTAAGTTGACAAAGCTGGGCAAGTTGCTGGACGTTGAGGTCATCCAGGTATGTTGA